The following are from one region of the Paenibacillus bovis genome:
- the cysI gene encoding assimilatory sulfite reductase (NADPH) hemoprotein subunit, whose product MVQYEKYPPHDAPHSDVEDIKRNSQYLRGSLEETLKDPITGSIPEDDNRLMKHHGSYMQDDRDLRNERKKQKLEPAYQFMLRVRASGGIVTPAQWLMMDDISHKYGNNTIRLTTRQSFQLHGVLKWNLKNTIREVNDALLSTLAACGDVNRNVMCNTNPDQSAVHAQVYDWACKVSTHLDPRTRAYHEIWLDEEKVIDSRDGVEQEPIYGAVYLPRKFKIGIAVPPSNDVDVFSQDLGFIAIVENGLLQGFNVAVGGGMGMTHGDDKTYPQVSKVIGFITPDQMIDVAEKVVTIQRDYGDRAVRKHARFKYTIDDRGLDWLVAELHERLGWQLQEARPFQFDHNGDRYGWVKGADGKWLLTLFIENGRIMDDGDYQLMTGLREIAKVHTGDFRLTPNQNLVIGGITSAKKKTIEALIARYHLTDGAHYSALRRNSMACVALPTCGMAMAEAERYLPELMTKLENQLDAVGLRNEDIVIRMTGCPNGCARPALAELSFIGKAPGRYNMYLGGSFDGSRLNKMYKENINEDEILSTLQPIFGRYAAERNEGEHFGDFVIRAGYVDAVYDGRQFHA is encoded by the coding sequence ATGGTCCAGTATGAAAAATATCCGCCGCATGATGCTCCGCACAGTGATGTAGAGGACATCAAGCGTAATAGTCAATACCTGCGCGGTAGCCTTGAGGAGACGCTGAAAGATCCAATCACCGGCTCTATTCCCGAGGATGATAATCGTCTTATGAAGCATCACGGCAGTTATATGCAAGATGACCGCGATCTACGCAATGAACGGAAAAAGCAAAAGTTGGAGCCTGCGTATCAGTTCATGCTGCGCGTACGTGCTTCCGGTGGTATCGTGACTCCGGCCCAGTGGCTGATGATGGACGATATCTCTCATAAATACGGCAACAATACGATCCGCTTGACCACACGCCAATCGTTCCAGTTGCATGGCGTACTCAAATGGAATCTCAAAAATACGATTCGCGAAGTTAATGATGCGCTGCTGAGCACCCTTGCAGCCTGCGGCGACGTGAACCGTAACGTCATGTGCAACACCAATCCGGATCAATCCGCTGTACATGCACAGGTATATGACTGGGCCTGCAAAGTAAGTACACATCTCGATCCGCGTACCCGCGCTTATCATGAGATCTGGCTGGATGAAGAAAAAGTCATTGATAGCCGTGATGGTGTAGAACAGGAACCGATCTACGGAGCAGTCTATCTACCGCGTAAATTTAAGATTGGTATTGCTGTACCGCCTTCCAACGATGTAGATGTATTTTCCCAGGATCTGGGCTTTATCGCTATCGTGGAAAATGGTCTGCTGCAGGGCTTCAACGTAGCCGTAGGCGGTGGTATGGGGATGACCCACGGGGATGACAAGACGTATCCGCAGGTATCCAAAGTGATCGGCTTTATTACACCGGACCAGATGATTGATGTCGCCGAGAAAGTAGTAACGATTCAGCGTGACTACGGCGACCGCGCAGTGCGCAAACATGCGCGCTTCAAATACACAATCGATGATCGCGGACTGGACTGGCTCGTGGCCGAACTGCATGAACGTCTTGGCTGGCAGCTGCAGGAAGCACGCCCATTCCAATTTGACCATAATGGTGATCGTTATGGTTGGGTCAAAGGGGCTGATGGCAAATGGCTGCTAACCCTATTTATCGAGAATGGACGCATTATGGATGATGGCGATTATCAGCTGATGACTGGTTTGCGCGAGATTGCCAAAGTACACACGGGTGATTTCCGTCTGACGCCGAACCAGAATCTGGTGATCGGTGGTATCACCAGCGCGAAGAAGAAAACCATTGAAGCGCTGATTGCTCGTTACCATCTGACCGATGGTGCACATTACTCGGCACTGCGTCGTAATTCGATGGCCTGTGTAGCACTGCCAACCTGTGGAATGGCGATGGCCGAAGCGGAACGCTATTTACCAGAACTAATGACCAAGCTGGAAAATCAACTGGACGCTGTCGGTCTGCGTAACGAGGATATTGTAATCCGCATGACCGGCTGTCCGAATGGCTGTGCACGTCCGGCACTGGCAGAACTGTCCTTTATCGGGAAAGCACCAGGACGCTATAATATGTATCTTGGAGGCAGCTTTGACGGCAGCCGCCTGAACAAGATGTACAAGGAAAATATCAATGAGGATGAGATTCTGTCCACCCTACAGCCGATCTTTGGCCGCTATGCAGCCGAGCGTAACGAAGGCGAGCATTTTGGAGACTTTGTAATCCGTGCCGGTTATGTGGATGCTGTCTATGACGGACGGCAATTCCACGCCTGA
- a CDS encoding substrate-binding domain-containing protein: MHKRISLALGSVCIILLCFTIATVVRMVQSDQQQLPQSAAKKTSQYRLVLITHDLSTPFWDKIGESAKKEASQQGATLEVWGSYGEDQNDFLKQIEIAIDSRMDGIIVQGLDTEPFQEMTKIKAAFYGIPIITVASDVPMTDSMRKTYVGSDPIMAGRTIARQMIKDMGEKGNVILLGNDREEYDQQQRVKGVMEVLHNYPLIQTHYIQTSNQKEKVIAATQDGLNRFPDVNAFISIDANLTSAMVQEIERRSQIAPYHIYSFDDHPDILSLLRKGKLDGVIEQSPDTMGKMSVQMMTRWLKGEEIPLNTKGFFTSIRIIQPVDVQ, translated from the coding sequence TTGCATAAAAGAATCAGCTTGGCACTTGGCTCGGTTTGCATCATTTTGCTTTGTTTTACGATTGCTACTGTAGTACGAATGGTACAATCCGATCAGCAGCAGTTGCCACAATCTGCAGCAAAAAAAACATCCCAGTATCGTCTTGTACTTATTACTCATGATTTGAGTACACCATTTTGGGATAAAATCGGAGAGAGTGCCAAGAAAGAAGCTTCACAGCAGGGAGCCACGCTGGAAGTATGGGGAAGCTATGGAGAAGATCAGAACGATTTTCTTAAACAAATCGAGATTGCGATTGATTCCCGGATGGACGGTATTATTGTTCAGGGACTGGACACTGAGCCTTTTCAAGAAATGACCAAAATCAAGGCTGCTTTTTACGGCATTCCGATTATTACGGTGGCGAGTGATGTTCCGATGACCGATAGTATGCGCAAGACTTATGTAGGATCTGATCCCATCATGGCAGGACGCACTATTGCCCGGCAAATGATCAAAGATATGGGCGAAAAAGGAAACGTTATTTTGCTCGGCAATGATCGCGAAGAGTACGACCAGCAGCAGCGGGTAAAAGGAGTGATGGAAGTATTGCATAACTATCCGCTTATCCAGACTCACTATATTCAGACTTCCAATCAAAAAGAAAAGGTGATTGCAGCGACACAGGATGGTTTAAATCGCTTCCCTGATGTAAACGCATTCATATCTATAGATGCCAATCTGACCAGCGCAATGGTCCAGGAGATTGAGCGGCGTTCGCAGATTGCTCCATATCACATCTATTCATTTGATGATCATCCCGATATCCTGTCCCTGCTGCGCAAGGGCAAGCTGGATGGAGTGATTGAGCAGTCACCGGATACTATGGGCAAGATGAGTGTACAAATGATGACCCGGTGGCTCAAAGGAGAAGAAATCCCGCTTAATACCAAGGGTTTCTTTACCAGCATACGAATTATACAACCGGTGGATGTGCAATGA
- a CDS encoding sensor histidine kinase, translated as MIGIQRKIWTLTAVVMFIMAVIWITLTYYNQKTQEQYNDILQRYLRMNEVTTASQQLITSLNNYRLTPTEGNLSSLRSREHQLKNVQWSVGMLRNEQNDFALTSYMNLVDSLIEATDRSVMFHSEKETEDSVNAFAEATRISRYISEMTLTLLDKDIHTYEQSYRQMIKQSNEFKQLGVLILLTITFILLLFTYWFSLSITHPIQQLTRAAQELAKGRFDLQVKVNSTDEISFLARMFEHMRININNLILEIQQNAQLESELQRSKLLLKESQLRSLQSQINPHFLFNILDTLSKKAFLEGAEETSDLLVSVAGLLRYNLKRLDRSVTLYNEVNVIQQYMEIQKARFTDRLHVETDIDDSCLHVPIPGLTLQPIIENAIIHAVEPDENGGTIRISIQDLGEQVQVRIADDGPGMSPEKIQQILDEYPLENEGHSTGIGFNNVIQRLRLFYGTDDVIEIISSPGKGTTVILNLPKKGRNTAHDEAANRG; from the coding sequence ATGATCGGTATTCAGCGGAAAATATGGACACTGACTGCAGTCGTTATGTTTATTATGGCGGTGATCTGGATCACGCTGACTTACTATAATCAGAAAACGCAGGAGCAGTATAATGATATTCTGCAGCGTTATCTACGGATGAACGAAGTGACGACAGCGAGCCAGCAGCTGATTACCTCGCTCAATAATTACCGGCTCACGCCTACCGAGGGGAATTTGAGCAGTCTGCGCAGCAGGGAGCATCAACTAAAAAATGTGCAGTGGTCGGTAGGTATGCTGCGCAATGAACAAAATGATTTTGCTTTGACCAGTTATATGAATCTGGTGGATAGTTTGATTGAAGCGACCGACCGCTCGGTGATGTTCCATTCGGAAAAAGAAACCGAAGATTCCGTGAATGCTTTTGCCGAAGCTACACGCATTTCCAGATATATCTCGGAAATGACATTGACCCTGCTGGACAAGGATATTCATACGTATGAACAATCCTACCGTCAGATGATCAAGCAGTCCAACGAATTCAAGCAGCTGGGTGTGCTGATTTTGCTGACGATTACGTTTATTCTGCTGTTATTTACTTACTGGTTCTCGCTGAGTATTACCCATCCGATCCAGCAGCTGACTCGTGCAGCCCAGGAACTGGCCAAAGGACGGTTTGATCTGCAAGTCAAAGTGAACTCCACAGACGAAATCTCATTTCTGGCCCGGATGTTCGAGCATATGCGTATCAATATCAACAACCTGATCCTGGAGATTCAGCAGAACGCACAGCTGGAAAGCGAGCTTCAGCGCAGCAAACTCCTGCTCAAGGAAAGCCAGCTTCGCAGTCTGCAGAGTCAGATCAATCCCCATTTTCTGTTCAATATACTGGATACCTTGTCCAAAAAAGCTTTTCTTGAAGGTGCCGAGGAAACGAGTGATCTGCTGGTGAGTGTAGCCGGATTGCTGCGCTACAATCTCAAACGTCTCGACCGCTCGGTTACGCTGTATAACGAGGTCAATGTTATCCAGCAGTATATGGAGATCCAAAAAGCACGGTTCACCGATCGGCTCCATGTAGAGACTGATATTGATGACAGCTGCCTGCATGTTCCGATCCCCGGCCTCACTCTTCAACCGATTATTGAGAACGCTATCATTCATGCGGTCGAGCCTGATGAAAATGGAGGAACGATCCGTATCAGCATACAGGACCTTGGTGAACAAGTGCAGGTCCGGATAGCAGATGATGGCCCCGGTATGAGTCCGGAGAAAATACAGCAGATACTGGATGAATATCCTCTCGAAAATGAAGGACATTCTACCGGTATAGGATTCAACAATGTTATTCAGCGGCTGCGACTGTTTTACGGAACCGACGATGTAATAGAAATTATAAGCAGTCCGGGTAAAGGAACTACCGTTATTTTGAATTTACCGAAAAAGGGGAGAAATACAGCACATGATGAAGCTGCTAATCGTGGATGA
- a CDS encoding response regulator, with amino-acid sequence MMKLLIVDDEQVGREGLQAILQKSFTDLIIEQAQNGKIAIRMAEEFRPDLILMDIRMPGMDGLETTEHIGMAFPDIKVIMVTAYDTFEYARRAIKLGVKDYLLKPSKAGEIVATVQKVLEQIIQERKDREQSELRNDALQKMMPVIEADIVTQLLFDHVHQVHSDELVRWLGVDTASEKFALAVLLPPGQEQAYGAIKAKISYTGSGWVGALYGRQIPVIAFRKPGTSFRAQASALARDLLSAAGVDDRQGWFVGIGNTYESLAEVRQSYQQALIATMDISLPVKYRFYTDVTAADTAHQEHVHAGRSWEQRFFEQVRLGEWERIREETLDLLRQYENRGTSRLQAQQRILERIWIASRVLTEIGVEITTPMYSFEAQDYRQLRIETGHILNHLEQSYQEHLERIKPDTIRQIKQYITEHSHEDISLEGIGQKFELSPFYISKLFKEQLGINYIDFLTECRILKAKKLMSDPMRSMKEITFEVGYHDPNYFSKVFKKMCEVSPTEYRKTLLGGSS; translated from the coding sequence ATGATGAAGCTGCTAATCGTGGATGACGAGCAGGTCGGACGGGAAGGACTGCAAGCGATTCTGCAAAAAAGCTTCACCGATCTGATTATCGAGCAGGCCCAAAATGGCAAAATCGCTATCCGTATGGCTGAGGAATTTAGGCCGGACCTGATCCTGATGGATATTCGGATGCCGGGTATGGACGGTCTGGAGACGACAGAACATATTGGAATGGCTTTTCCGGATATCAAGGTTATTATGGTTACGGCTTATGATACGTTTGAATATGCGCGGCGGGCGATCAAGCTGGGGGTGAAGGACTATCTGCTCAAGCCCAGCAAGGCTGGCGAGATCGTAGCTACCGTACAGAAAGTGCTGGAACAGATTATTCAGGAGCGTAAGGATCGTGAGCAAAGTGAACTCCGCAATGATGCACTCCAGAAAATGATGCCGGTTATTGAAGCCGATATCGTAACCCAGCTGCTATTTGACCATGTACATCAGGTTCATTCGGATGAATTGGTACGCTGGCTCGGAGTTGATACAGCCAGTGAGAAGTTCGCGCTTGCTGTTCTGCTGCCTCCCGGCCAGGAGCAGGCTTATGGTGCAATCAAAGCCAAGATCAGTTACACGGGGAGCGGCTGGGTAGGCGCATTATACGGGCGGCAGATTCCGGTAATCGCTTTTCGCAAACCGGGTACTTCTTTTCGTGCCCAGGCTTCTGCACTTGCGCGTGATCTGTTATCGGCGGCAGGTGTGGATGATCGGCAAGGCTGGTTTGTCGGTATTGGCAATACGTATGAATCACTTGCAGAGGTACGCCAATCCTATCAACAGGCACTGATCGCTACGATGGATATATCGCTTCCGGTCAAATATCGATTTTATACCGATGTTACGGCGGCGGATACAGCGCATCAGGAGCATGTGCATGCCGGCCGAAGCTGGGAACAGCGCTTTTTTGAACAGGTGCGTCTGGGAGAATGGGAACGTATCCGCGAAGAAACACTGGATCTGTTGCGGCAGTATGAGAACAGAGGCACCAGCCGTTTGCAGGCTCAGCAGCGAATTTTGGAGCGGATCTGGATTGCCTCCCGGGTGTTGACCGAGATCGGTGTAGAGATAACGACGCCGATGTATTCTTTTGAAGCGCAGGATTATCGTCAGCTGCGTATCGAGACCGGTCATATCCTGAATCATCTGGAACAGAGCTATCAGGAGCATCTGGAGCGGATCAAGCCGGATACGATTCGGCAGATCAAGCAATATATTACAGAACATTCCCACGAAGACATTTCTCTGGAAGGGATTGGACAGAAGTTTGAACTCAGTCCTTTTTATATCAGCAAATTATTCAAAGAACAGCTGGGTATCAACTATATTGATTTTCTGACAGAATGCCGGATTCTCAAAGCCAAAAAGCTGATGAGTGATCCGATGCGCAGTATGAAGGAAATCACTTTTGAAGTGGGCTATCATGATCCCAATTATTTTAGTAAGGTATTCAAAAAAATGTGTGAGGTCTCACCGACAGAATATCGAAAAACACTGCTGGGTGGTTCATCATGA
- the xylF gene encoding D-xylose ABC transporter substrate-binding protein: MKSTSSNHQSGAGTPASPSTGSSSQSENAGDHKSKTIRIGFVMDTLVEERWKKDRELFRQAAEQRGAEVIIQSADGDDARQMVQAEKMIQQGIDVLVIVPHNAEAAAALIQKAHHAGIKVLSYDRLVKNADVDLYVSFDNEEVGRLQARAIIKQVPKGKYVYIGGANTDNNAHLFKKGVFDILQPLIERGDIQVVYDQWSKDWQPAYAKANMQQALQANRNRVDAVIVANDATAGGAIEALAEKGMAGQIPVAGQDGDLAAARRIIKGTQTMTVYKPLQQLAGTTADMAIRLARGEKIDTRQKVNNGKTEVPAVLLQPIAVDASNLDQTMIRDHFHSREEIYGPVQ, translated from the coding sequence ATGAAATCGACTTCTTCCAATCATCAATCAGGAGCAGGAACGCCGGCATCTCCATCCACAGGCTCCAGCAGCCAATCGGAAAATGCAGGAGACCACAAAAGCAAAACGATCCGCATCGGCTTTGTTATGGATACCCTGGTAGAAGAGCGCTGGAAAAAAGACCGTGAGCTGTTCCGCCAAGCAGCAGAGCAGCGGGGCGCAGAAGTAATCATCCAATCGGCAGACGGGGATGACGCACGTCAGATGGTTCAGGCGGAGAAGATGATCCAGCAGGGGATCGATGTGCTGGTTATTGTACCGCATAATGCCGAAGCCGCCGCTGCGCTTATCCAGAAAGCACATCATGCAGGCATCAAAGTGCTGTCCTATGATCGGCTGGTGAAAAATGCCGATGTAGATCTGTATGTTTCCTTTGATAATGAAGAAGTAGGACGTCTGCAGGCCCGTGCGATCATCAAGCAGGTTCCCAAAGGAAAATATGTATATATTGGCGGAGCGAATACGGATAATAACGCCCATCTGTTCAAAAAAGGAGTATTCGATATTTTGCAGCCCCTGATTGAACGTGGCGATATTCAGGTAGTGTATGATCAGTGGTCCAAAGACTGGCAGCCTGCCTATGCCAAAGCCAATATGCAGCAGGCGCTTCAGGCCAACCGCAATCGGGTGGATGCCGTTATTGTAGCCAATGATGCTACCGCTGGCGGAGCGATCGAGGCCCTTGCGGAAAAAGGAATGGCTGGACAGATTCCGGTCGCTGGTCAGGACGGCGATCTTGCTGCAGCCCGTCGCATTATCAAGGGAACCCAGACGATGACTGTCTATAAACCTCTTCAGCAGCTGGCCGGTACGACAGCGGATATGGCTATTCGTCTGGCTCGCGGCGAGAAGATTGATACCCGGCAAAAAGTAAATAATGGCAAGACCGAAGTGCCTGCAGTATTGCTCCAGCCGATTGCAGTAGATGCATCCAATCTGGATCAGACCATGATCCGGGATCATTTCCATTCCCGTGAAGAGATTTACGGACCGGTACAATAA
- a CDS encoding sugar ABC transporter substrate-binding protein: MRKNFKGMALLLVIMMVTVLVSACSGGANGTGGSGSSSAVSVGIVLPTKDEPRWVQDEQRFKDALSGTNYSTEILFSQGSSAKEKENVETLISKGIKVLIICPQDGAAAAAAVESAKKEGITVISYDRLITDTDAVDYYVTFDSLAVGAAQGQYLVDHAKGSGVPLYLYAGASSDNNAFLFFQGAWEVLQPKIADGTFKIANSSEAAALKDTKELSRDQLGAIIGQVTTNWDPNEAKNKAQTHLTAVSDDMKGDIAILAPNDGTARSIADVFSADSTIKSYVITGQDAEQASIQYIIDKKQSMTVFKDVRTLVKDAMGMAVEVLEGKTPETTGSYNNGTVDVKAKQTDVIVVDKDNVQKELIDSGYYKAEDFTGL; this comes from the coding sequence TTGAGAAAAAACTTCAAAGGCATGGCACTTTTGCTCGTTATTATGATGGTAACTGTTCTGGTCTCGGCATGCAGCGGCGGAGCTAATGGAACTGGCGGCAGTGGAAGCAGCAGCGCAGTCAGCGTTGGTATCGTCCTCCCGACCAAAGACGAACCGAGATGGGTACAGGATGAGCAACGCTTCAAAGATGCACTCTCCGGCACCAACTATTCCACAGAAATTCTGTTCAGTCAGGGTTCATCTGCCAAAGAAAAAGAGAATGTAGAAACACTGATCAGCAAAGGAATCAAAGTATTGATCATTTGCCCTCAGGATGGAGCAGCTGCCGCAGCCGCTGTTGAATCCGCCAAAAAAGAAGGCATTACTGTTATCTCCTACGATCGTCTGATCACAGATACCGATGCTGTTGACTACTATGTAACGTTCGATAGCCTCGCAGTCGGTGCAGCTCAAGGACAATACCTGGTAGATCATGCCAAGGGTTCCGGCGTACCGCTTTACCTGTATGCTGGTGCATCCTCGGATAACAACGCATTCCTGTTCTTCCAGGGCGCATGGGAAGTACTGCAACCGAAAATTGCTGATGGCACATTCAAAATTGCCAATTCCTCTGAAGCAGCAGCACTGAAAGACACCAAAGAGCTGTCCCGTGACCAGCTCGGTGCAATTATCGGTCAGGTAACAACCAACTGGGATCCAAACGAAGCGAAAAATAAAGCCCAGACTCACCTGACAGCCGTATCGGATGACATGAAAGGCGATATCGCAATTCTGGCACCAAATGATGGTACAGCACGCTCTATTGCCGATGTATTCTCTGCCGACTCTACAATCAAGAGTTATGTTATTACCGGCCAGGATGCCGAGCAGGCTTCTATCCAGTATATCATCGACAAAAAACAATCCATGACCGTATTCAAAGATGTTCGTACACTGGTCAAAGATGCAATGGGTATGGCGGTAGAAGTACTGGAAGGCAAAACGCCGGAAACGACAGGCTCTTACAATAACGGCACTGTAGATGTTAAAGCCAAACAAACCGACGTTATCGTAGTCGACAAAGACAATGTGCAAAAAGAACTGATCGATTCCGGCTACTACAAAGCGGAAGACTTTACAGGTCTGTAA
- a CDS encoding sugar ABC transporter ATP-binding protein, with translation MSENILEMRNISKSFTGVKALSDVNFQVAKGEIHCLIGENGAGKSTLMKVLSGVYPYGTYEGDIIYEGNVMNFSRISDSVKTGIVIIYQELALFPDLSVYENIFAGNEVKRGGLIDWNETIIKSREMLQKVKLNVNPETPIRELGVGKQQLVEIAKALSKDVKLLILDEPTAALNENDSENLLELLRDLRDQGITCIMISHKLKEVISIADKATVLRDGKTICTLDGAKGEITEATIIKNMVGRDIEDIYPKRPDKKFGSPILEVKNWSAYDQELGRHVVKNVDMHVNKGEIIGIAGLMGSGRTEFALSVFGNPKNYKLEGELQVDGKTRSFKHTSDAIQAGIAYVTEDRKGDGLFLIQDIKNNVTVANLKHISPGGVVNENEEVQVASGYKNSMYIKASSIEQTVGNLSGGNQQKVSLGKWLFVGPKLLILDEPTRGIDVGAKFEIYTIMNKLISEGMSIIMISSELGEVLGMSDRIYIMAEGKIKGELTAEEADQEKIMHFATQ, from the coding sequence GTGAGCGAGAATATTCTGGAAATGCGCAACATCTCCAAAAGCTTCACCGGTGTAAAAGCTTTATCCGACGTAAACTTTCAGGTCGCTAAAGGTGAAATTCACTGTCTGATCGGCGAAAATGGTGCAGGCAAATCAACGCTGATGAAAGTATTGAGCGGAGTCTATCCGTATGGTACGTACGAAGGCGATATCATTTATGAGGGCAATGTGATGAACTTCAGCCGGATCAGTGACAGTGTCAAAACAGGCATTGTCATCATTTATCAGGAGCTGGCTCTTTTCCCGGACCTGAGTGTCTATGAGAATATTTTTGCCGGTAATGAAGTGAAGCGCGGAGGACTTATTGACTGGAACGAGACGATTATCAAATCCAGGGAAATGCTGCAAAAGGTCAAGCTGAACGTGAATCCGGAGACGCCGATTCGCGAGCTGGGCGTCGGCAAGCAGCAACTGGTCGAAATCGCCAAAGCACTCAGCAAAGATGTAAAGCTGCTTATTCTGGATGAGCCAACAGCGGCACTGAATGAAAATGACAGTGAGAATCTGCTTGAGCTGCTGAGGGATCTGCGGGATCAGGGCATTACCTGTATTATGATTTCCCACAAACTCAAAGAAGTGATCTCGATCGCAGACAAAGCCACCGTGCTGCGTGATGGTAAAACGATCTGTACACTGGATGGTGCCAAAGGCGAGATTACGGAAGCGACGATTATCAAAAATATGGTCGGCCGGGATATCGAAGATATCTATCCAAAACGTCCGGACAAAAAGTTTGGCAGCCCAATTCTGGAAGTGAAAAACTGGAGTGCCTATGATCAGGAACTTGGTCGTCATGTCGTCAAAAATGTAGACATGCATGTCAATAAAGGCGAAATTATCGGTATCGCCGGCTTGATGGGCTCGGGACGTACCGAATTCGCTCTCAGTGTCTTTGGCAATCCCAAAAACTACAAGCTCGAAGGTGAGCTGCAGGTTGACGGCAAAACAAGATCATTCAAGCATACCAGCGACGCTATTCAGGCGGGTATCGCCTATGTCACCGAAGATCGCAAAGGCGATGGACTATTCCTTATTCAGGATATCAAAAATAATGTAACGGTGGCCAACCTCAAACATATCTCTCCCGGTGGTGTAGTGAACGAGAATGAAGAGGTTCAGGTAGCGAGCGGCTACAAAAACTCCATGTATATCAAAGCCTCCTCGATTGAACAGACGGTGGGCAATCTAAGCGGTGGGAATCAGCAAAAAGTGTCGCTCGGCAAATGGTTGTTTGTAGGACCGAAGCTGCTCATTTTGGATGAGCCAACACGCGGAATCGATGTTGGAGCCAAGTTTGAAATCTACACGATTATGAACAAGCTGATCAGCGAAGGCATGAGTATTATTATGATCTCCTCCGAGCTGGGGGAAGTACTCGGTATGAGTGACCGGATCTATATTATGGCTGAAGGCAAGATCAAAGGTGAGCTGACGGCCGAAGAAGCCGATCAGGAAAAAATAATGCACTTTGCTACACAATAG
- a CDS encoding sugar ABC transporter permease, protein MNFFTEARSLLKVNIRDYGMYIALFVIMLTFSIMTDGLFMSSRNISNLLDATGYIAVLAVGMTLVIVIRHIDLSVGFAAGFMGAIAAIMLSQMGMPFYLTIPIILVLGIVIGMFNGVLVASIGIPSFVSSLAAMLIFRGALLQVTEKTGTIIVKDDNFNAIGNGYLPAIAQIGGLNLLALIIGAITILFFIYSEASKRRQKIKYKFEVVSNQIFVVKMLFVSAIIAYVTWILAGYNGFSWTVVITLAVVIIYHFLTTRTVLGRHIYAVGSNPEAAHLSGINVKKITYIVFGSMGMLSALSGILYTSRLQSATTTAGTLFELDAIAAAYVGGVSAAGGVGKVTGSIIGALVMASLSSGMNLLGVGISYQYMIRGGVLALAVIFDVMTRKKRG, encoded by the coding sequence GTGAATTTCTTTACTGAGGCAAGATCACTGCTCAAAGTAAATATCCGCGATTATGGTATGTATATCGCATTGTTCGTTATTATGCTGACGTTCTCGATTATGACGGATGGTCTGTTTATGTCCTCCCGTAATATCAGTAACTTGCTGGATGCTACAGGATATATTGCCGTACTCGCAGTCGGTATGACCCTTGTTATCGTTATCCGGCATATCGATCTCTCGGTCGGCTTTGCAGCCGGTTTTATGGGAGCGATTGCAGCGATTATGCTTTCCCAGATGGGGATGCCGTTTTACCTGACGATTCCGATTATTCTGGTACTCGGTATTGTTATCGGTATGTTCAATGGTGTATTGGTTGCTTCGATCGGTATTCCATCGTTCGTATCTTCTCTGGCTGCGATGCTGATTTTCCGCGGCGCGCTGCTGCAAGTGACCGAGAAAACAGGTACAATCATCGTCAAAGACGACAATTTCAATGCGATTGGTAATGGCTATCTGCCAGCTATCGCACAGATCGGCGGTCTGAATCTGCTGGCGCTGATTATCGGAGCCATTACTATTCTGTTCTTTATTTATTCGGAAGCCAGCAAGCGCAGACAGAAGATCAAGTACAAGTTCGAAGTTGTATCCAACCAGATCTTTGTTGTTAAAATGTTATTTGTATCCGCTATCATCGCTTATGTAACATGGATTCTGGCAGGATATAACGGTTTCTCCTGGACCGTTGTGATTACATTGGCAGTTGTTATCATTTATCATTTCCTGACCACTCGGACTGTGCTTGGTCGTCATATCTATGCAGTAGGTAGTAATCCCGAAGCAGCACACTTGAGCGGGATTAACGTAAAGAAGATCACTTATATCGTCTTCGGTTCTATGGGTATGCTGTCTGCATTGTCCGGTATTTTGTATACTTCCCGTCTACAATCTGCAACTACAACAGCAGGTACGCTGTTCGAGCTTGATGCGATTGCTGCTGCCTATGTTGGTGGTGTATCCGCAGCAGGCGGCGTGGGTAAAGTAACCGGCTCTATCATCGGTGCCCTGGTTATGGCTTCCCTTTCCAGCGGGATGAACCTGCTTGGTGTAGGAATCTCGTATCAGTACATGATCCGTGGCGGTGTACTCGCACTCGCTGTTATCTTCGATGTTATGACCCGTAAGAAGAGAGGTTAA